Proteins from a single region of Methanoculleus horonobensis:
- a CDS encoding AEC family transporter: MNGAVTDFLIVADQIFILVLLIAAGYVAVATKIVDPRATRGLSGLLVNITIPALIVASMQVPFTPERLIGAETLILATGALYVFSFALAWVVSKAMRVPAAEEGVLQFAIVFGNVGFMGFPVALTLFGEESLFYVAIFNLIFNVLVFSVGIAMLTEGRGKGFDPKLLLNPGIAASIVGFALFLGSVEIPSPFIDSIELLGGVTTPLAMIIVGAMLATFPAREMVGNWRIWAASAILLLAIPAAYCYLLAPVFPDPYINGIMITMAAMPAAANTVIFAEQYGADSRLASQIVFVSTIGSLVTIPLIATVML, from the coding sequence ATGAACGGTGCGGTCACGGATTTCCTGATAGTTGCAGACCAGATCTTCATCCTGGTCCTCCTGATCGCCGCGGGCTACGTCGCCGTCGCGACGAAGATCGTCGACCCCCGGGCAACCCGGGGGCTCTCGGGGCTCCTCGTCAACATCACCATCCCGGCGCTGATCGTCGCCTCGATGCAGGTGCCCTTCACCCCCGAGCGCCTCATCGGCGCAGAGACCCTGATCCTCGCGACCGGGGCGCTTTACGTCTTCTCGTTCGCCCTCGCCTGGGTGGTCTCGAAGGCCATGCGGGTCCCGGCCGCGGAGGAAGGGGTGCTCCAGTTCGCGATCGTCTTCGGGAACGTGGGGTTCATGGGGTTCCCGGTCGCCCTGACACTTTTTGGAGAGGAGTCGCTCTTTTACGTCGCGATCTTCAACCTCATCTTCAACGTCCTGGTCTTCTCGGTCGGGATCGCGATGCTGACCGAGGGGAGAGGGAAGGGGTTCGACCCAAAACTCCTCTTAAACCCAGGGATCGCGGCCTCCATCGTCGGGTTCGCCCTCTTCCTCGGCTCGGTGGAGATCCCGTCGCCCTTCATCGACTCGATCGAACTCCTCGGGGGGGTGACGACGCCGCTCGCGATGATCATCGTCGGGGCGATGCTCGCCACCTTCCCGGCCCGGGAGATGGTCGGGAACTGGCGGATCTGGGCGGCGAGCGCCATCCTCCTCCTCGCCATCCCGGCGGCCTACTGCTACCTCCTCGCCCCGGTCTTTCCCGATCCCTATATCAACGGGATCATGATCACGATGGCCGCGATGCCCGCCGCCGCAAACACCGTCATCTTCGCGGAGCAGTACGGCGCCGACTCCCGGCTCGCGTCGCAGATCGTCTTCGTCTCGACGATCGGGTCGCTCGTTACGATTCCGCTGATCGCGACGGTGATGCTCTAG
- a CDS encoding prenyltransferase, whose translation MSMPPRLLSLAWRVSRFRFWIYTGGTYVVGYALGMDSWTAFFDPGYVLFLLYFFFPANLFIYGVNDWWDQDTDRFNPKKDVKEYRIRDADGRNLLLLLALAGAVSVALLFALDTVGRALLLAFLFLSYFYSAPPLRFKEVPVLDFSSNMLYVVPGILGYYIASGALPPLALVIAGYLHISAMHLFSAIPDIGWDAAAGMTTTAVVLGRRRSLLLCLAFWSGLAVLVIWLSNLHPASLLVLVYPAVPLALLLREGLSIDRVYWYLPFVNTGLGGLAFLLATLRTAAW comes from the coding sequence ATGTCCATGCCTCCCCGGCTCCTCTCGCTCGCCTGGCGGGTCTCGCGGTTCCGGTTCTGGATTTACACCGGGGGAACCTACGTGGTGGGCTACGCTCTCGGGATGGACTCCTGGACGGCCTTCTTCGATCCCGGCTACGTCCTCTTCCTGCTCTACTTCTTCTTCCCGGCAAACCTCTTCATCTACGGAGTGAACGACTGGTGGGACCAGGATACCGACCGGTTCAATCCAAAAAAAGACGTGAAGGAGTACCGGATCCGCGATGCGGACGGCCGGAACCTCCTCCTCCTCCTCGCTCTTGCGGGCGCCGTCAGCGTCGCGCTCCTCTTCGCCCTCGACACCGTCGGGCGGGCGCTTCTCCTCGCGTTCCTCTTCCTCTCCTACTTCTACAGCGCCCCGCCGCTCCGGTTCAAGGAGGTCCCGGTCCTCGACTTCTCCTCGAACATGCTCTACGTCGTCCCGGGGATCCTCGGCTACTACATCGCGAGCGGCGCCCTCCCGCCGCTGGCCCTGGTCATTGCCGGCTACCTCCACATCTCTGCGATGCACCTCTTCTCCGCGATCCCCGATATCGGATGGGATGCGGCCGCGGGGATGACGACGACGGCCGTCGTCCTCGGAAGGCGACGTTCGCTCCTCCTCTGCCTCGCGTTCTGGTCGGGGCTTGCCGTCCTCGTCATCTGGCTCTCCAATCTTCACCCGGCAAGCCTGCTCGTCCTCGTCTACCCGGCCGTCCCTCTCGCCCTCCTCCTCCGGGAAGGCCTCTCCATCGACCGGGTCTACTGGTACCTGCCTTTCGTCAACACCGGCCTCGGGGGTCTGGCCTTTCTCCTCGCGACCCTGCGGACGGCGGCGTGGTAG
- a CDS encoding DUF6345 domain-containing protein, with protein sequence MNGKTGLQAFPMLLALLLVSVVMVPASAYYYCCAEWVNNYPPPSDLEHNDENAQGFYYQLGGDSSWWGDFIYGDGQALERHWKDPSKSGNGIDYIYTDDTHFAFFSGHGAPEGFAFSSSQDDTFLSYSDALWGNTQMDWITIDACTVLRENSHTNWYNAFGGLHSMTGFHTECHDVSDRGSNFVHRMVGTWTTQPIITAWFIAAKDTEPSTTYAAALAREGCWSDYVYGHGSQGTPGTSFLYGTYQC encoded by the coding sequence ATGAACGGAAAAACCGGATTGCAGGCATTTCCCATGCTCCTGGCGCTGCTGCTGGTGAGCGTGGTTATGGTGCCCGCAAGCGCATACTATTATTGTTGTGCAGAATGGGTGAACAACTATCCCCCACCATCCGACTTGGAGCACAATGATGAAAACGCACAGGGGTTTTACTACCAGCTCGGTGGTGACTCATCCTGGTGGGGAGACTTTATCTATGGCGATGGTCAGGCCCTGGAAAGACACTGGAAAGATCCCAGTAAGTCCGGAAACGGTATAGACTATATTTACACAGATGATACACATTTTGCGTTCTTTTCGGGCCATGGTGCCCCAGAAGGATTTGCATTTTCCTCCTCCCAAGACGATACCTTCCTGAGTTACAGTGATGCTCTCTGGGGAAACACGCAGATGGACTGGATTACCATTGATGCCTGCACTGTTCTGCGCGAGAATAGCCATACAAATTGGTACAATGCATTTGGCGGCCTACACTCGATGACCGGGTTCCATACTGAATGTCACGATGTCTCGGACAGAGGCTCTAACTTCGTACACCGGATGGTCGGTACGTGGACCACCCAACCGATCATCACGGCATGGTTCATTGCAGCGAAGGATACAGAGCCTTCGACCACGTATGCGGCAGCCCTTGCCCGAGAAGGCTGCTGGTCCGATTATGTCTACGGGCACGGGAGCCAGGGGACACCCGGAACGTCGTTCCTGTACGGTACGTACCAGTGTTGA